The genomic window GATAGAGTGAGTGAAGCCTCCTGGGCCGTCTTAACTAGAGGGATTAGTGTGATACGGTGATTGTCTGCTTTGGTGGTCTGGGGATGATCTTCAGGGTGTGTCCATCTATCACCTTCTGTCATTgaagcacacacaaactctttctctctctgttggaAATCATTTGGAGCTTCCTTGATAATGTTGATTACGGCATGTAATGGCTGTCAtcagtttaaatattaaaattagcatttgacattttgtgagGGCTCCAAGGTGGCGGAAAATTACTGGTAGGCTTCAGGTAAATTTTCAGAAACTTTGCATGGGAACTTTATATTGagaattttggaaatattttcATATGGGAAGCTTTCTGTAGAAATGTATGGGAAGTAAGTGGAAATGTTGGATGATTTAGAGAAACTGTATCATagacatatacaaatataaacattgtGCTTAGGCACATAGCACATAAAGACGACATAAAGTCAAGTACGTTTTGATATCATGAGGTAGATATTGGATCTGTGGTGTTTAAATTTAACTTAACTATTAAAGCTAACTGTATTACAGTAGCTAGCTAATTGGTAAACCATTTATGTTAAAGGTAAGCTAGCTAGCTACTCTAAGACAGTTTGCTTTAATAGTTGtaaattaaacttaaacacCATAGATCAAATACCTCATAATATCACCAAAACGACTTTATGTCGTCTTTATGTGCTCTATGTGCCTAAGATTGAGGAATAGCATTGatattcaactgtatttgcatcacttctgattgtttcagccaAGATTATGCtacaatatatattatttaccaACTATATATGTTCTTAACCTTCAATTTTgaattttctattttattgaGTGAATAAAAGTGGGCCTAACATAAAGCCCTGCGGTATGCCCTTGACTCTGGACATGTTATCATGTTGTCATTTAACCcctttactgctgctgctgcggtggtgCTGTCTTTTTCTAAAACCTTTGCTTGATTAAAATTTCTTATTGATGATTATGTTCAGGAGTTTCGAGAATTTTAACCAGCActgatacattttaaatagtCCCACAATCTTGTTTAATGGAGAATTAGTCATGTATTTTATACTACTGAAGGAATAAATGTCTATATATCTGTAAGCTATGCTTCTGAGGGCTTTGCTGTTTCTTGGGTGCACAATGCAGtggtttctttccttttctttcctcctgaaAATAACAGTTACTGGTTTCCTGGAGATTGCAGTGTTCACTCctgtatctttattttttaaaatatgtattaatGATGTTAAAGGAAAGCACAATACAGCAGATTAACCACTACAGTCTCCACAGTTCCCGCAGCTGCGCCCCCCACCCCTTCCTCCCTGAACTTATGTGAAGTGTTGCCTTTTGCAGGTAACGTCACCTGTGTTGATGTCTTTCGCGAGTTTTCTGTCCTCGCGTCTCTCCAGCCCGAGAAGTTGAGGAGAAGGAGCTTACAATTCTGCCGCTGCAAGAAGCCATAGTGACCAGGACTGAACTCCACTTCATCTGACCACTGTGGAATAAAAATGGTGGCAGCACGCCAGTAAAAACAGACTATACTCTGCCACTCTTGTGCTATAGGTAAACAGATAAAGTGAGtttacaatttgtttttaatcgtAATGGTTctgaatttatttttcttattttgtctttgcaCTGTTATTTCAGTCTGTCTGACACCACATTGTTGGGATATGTAACATGAATACTTTGAATGGACAGTACTTCACAAATACAGTGTTTAACTTCCATAAAAATGATGTAATCATTACAGTCCTATACTGTCAAGTATGGGACAAGTACCCAAATGACTAGATTCGTAATTTGACATAATGTAACACAATTTCATATTTTGTCAGCTTGTGAAAAGTCCATTGATTTTAAAACCCATGCCTACTTATGATTTTCTCCTGTTTAAAGCTAGAACAATAATTTTGTCTGAGATATTTCCTTAGAGACAATGAGACAATGAGACAATGAagtatttacaaaaacacattggcTTAAAAATACTCTCTGTGATGAGTAAATTGTATTTCAGGTTTAAGACAATTGAAATGCCCATAattccttttacatttttaatattgtttttctgcaaactctctaataaaatgttttaaaattgtttgGTTTCGCATTTACCCGGTCAGAATAAGGGTATTTCTAcatggtgtttgcatgttctccccatgtgtgcttgggttttctccaggttctccggtttcctcccactgtctaaaaaaatgcagatttagGAAGTGAGACAAATTGgccactctaaattgaccgtaggtgtgagtgtgagagtggacggttgtttgtctctatgagtccctgtgatggacctgcatcctgtccagggtgtactccgctGCTAGCATTGGCACCCTCATATGGAAGATtgagcggtagaagatggaggatggattgatttcatttgtcagcaagaataaataaaaccctTAGGGTCAGGAATCCCATTTTACTCAAATTTACATGAAGAAATATGATTAAGAAATAAATAGATGctattataaatgtttttactgtaagAAATGTCCATTTATAATCAAAGAACAAGAAAGAGTAGCCTAATGTCTTGTATTCATGATGAACCTAAAATTTGAAATATGCTACTTTTTCTATTATCGTCAATACCAGCCTGAATTTTACGTATCGCACGTCACTactttaaagtggaaaaaatacattaaaaagtaGTGATTCACACTCCATACAAATTGGGGGCGGTAATGTGCCTAAGGAATGTTTGCCAATCGACGAGAAAAATGCCAAggagaagaagtagaagaagaagaaagccgGAAGTGTCACTCCTCCTGCTGTTGGCGATAGCTGAAGCTACGTCAGTGTCATCGTCTTAGCGGTTTGGGGTTtgacaacacaaacagcagcatcttTCCGGGTCCAGCCGCGAATCCCTGTTTCCACTGTGGTTTCTGGAGAGGTACGTCATGCCCCAAGTGTCCTCGCGGTAATAAATGCTACAGACACGGCGTTCAGCTCTCGTGAGTAACAGAGCTAGTGGAAGCTAACGCCAGTTAGCTAAACATAGCTGTGGCCTGtgttagctaacgttagcaggcGAGGACAATTTACATGATAGCTTCATATAACACAAGTAAGCGGCCACACCGACAGACATGTGAATTACACATTATTAACAATATTCGTCCAACGGTCTGCAGCTGCTctgttctatttatttttcacttttcgAACGTGTGACTTTGTCGATGTAACTTGTCCAGGTAGAGATTTAATAGCAGCGTTAGCGGAGTAGTCACAGGTAAATCACACATACACTTGCAGGTAAATAAACTTTGTTTTCGTAAAAGACGGGATTCTGACACGGTTTCAACTCGTCTCAGTAGAGTGTGCATGTCAGTTAGCCGCATGACAGCAGATCACTAAGCGCTTAGTGGAGTTATCTTGAGTTCAATGGACTGGGGCGGAGAGACAGCACGTACACGTCCGTCAATGTGATGTCGCTTGTTTACCGTAGTTAAGTAGTAAACACAAAACCAATTTTAATGTTTGCTTTTAGAATTATCACAGACATAAAAATTGTACGACTTAGTGGACCTGTtcactttgaaatgtgtgtttaaaagggttaaaatggTTTGGATCTGTAGAACAGCTACATAGAGGAATTTTAAGCACATGGAGTCAAcaagaaataacaaaacaacaacagaggggaaaaaagtctaGATCCACCCattatatacgtgtgtgtatgtatatacatatatatttatgtatatatgtatgtatgtatatatatgtgtgtgtgtgtgtgtgtaaatatgttgtATGTTTGTCCTATGTAAATCACCCTGTCCAGTGTAATTTCCTGTAATGACAAAAATTATGCATATCCATTTGCATATTTCTTCGGCCCAAACTCACGGGTCCGGTCGGGTCAGGTTTGTCTGATAGAGACATATTGGGCATGTTTGTGTTCCAGTTAGAGTCCCCATCTGTTTTTGCTAGCTTCTCAACTTGCTTGAAGCCACTTTACTTCGTTTAACATGCTCCACAAGATCCTAGTACTTTACTGATCTGAGGATGTTTCAATGCATGATTAACTACCAACATGATATTGGGGAGTAGtttgggaaaatgtgtttttcagggtAAACTGTAACCTGGGTTAAATCATCTGCTTAAGTCCCTCATCTTCAACCGTAGATATTTGTCCCATATTGTTGACCACAATGCTCATGGGTTTCTCTGCAGGACAGTCATCCACATGTCTTTGCTGTGCACTTAAGTTGACGTGTACAGTGGAATTGTGTCAGCCTTTGTGCTTTTCACAGGAAGAGAATGGAGATCAAAGACAGATGAAATTCTGAATTCTTAAAGTGTTTTTGAAGTTCTTGCAATTTTCTATGTCAAGACACTAACTCAAAGCTGGAGTGTACCATTCCTGGCCAAATGGCACACTTTGATGTATATTTTGAATTTTATGGTTCAAGTAGAAGAAGCCTGAGCGACATTAGAAGTGATTGCTTTGATCTCTGAAACATTCCGATGGTAGGGTGAGAATTTGGTGTATACAAAATTAAGCCATCTGTGGGGGATATTTTTTGGTGTAGTACCTATTGGGACAAATGATAGCCTACCTCGGTATTGTTGTTTTCCGATGACACGTCATGAGTGAAAGACAATAAGTTCACTGAACTCAAATGGCCTCTGGTGTCACCAGTTGTTAATTCAAAAATAGAACTATTGAAATGTGGTGTGTAGGAGCCAGTAttgagttaatttagtttagtgTTAGTTTAAGTGATTAATGCAAGAATTACTTGTTGCAGCATAATTTGTGAACAGTTAAAGTAGTTAACTGTTTGCTTTAAGCATGTATTCTTACAAGGAAAGGAACGTGGCTTTGTGGACCTTTGATGCCATTAAGAACTTCAGTTTATCAGATAAAGGGTACTGTCGATCCTTTGACAGCTGTGATAGATAGAAGGATCGGTAGATATGTACTGGAAAATATCTAGCATTTTAGGTTGGTGGACGTGTCCGTTAGAAGCTGTGCTAGGTTTGGTGTCAAACAGTTTTTTGATCTTTATGTTACTGTTAAATCTATAGATTGTCATTCACAACCTGGAACGTCAAGGGaatatttctgtgttgttgatcCGAGAGAGGCTTGGATATGGTTGATGTAAATGTAACCTTGATGTATGACAATTGGAAATAAATATGGAAACCCTTGACTCAAGGGTTTGCACATTAATTTAACATGACTGAACATGAAGCCAATAGGAAACTGCCTGCAGCTAACGACTTTGGATGGCTTTGGAATGAAGTCTACATTTGCCACTACATGGGGAACAGGAGCTACACACAGAGATGTGATTATAGAGAGTTTTTGATTTAAAGGGATCCAACCTAATATTAgcgacatactgtacataataaaGTGATTGTACTTCTAGCATTAAATAGTAGCTGGTGCTTTAGAGAAGACTAGTTTCTAGTTTATTCATAATATAAATGATGACAAGTGCATAATTATGCAtaatttaatgtatatttttactGTCACTTAAGATCTAGCAcctaatattgtttttaatatgtaaaCCGGGCATTTGTTAGAGGTTATTGAATCCCAACTGCAACTAATCAGTTTACACAGTTACGTTCAAtggcacaaacacagtttaaagtCCCACTGTTGAAATAATACAATCTGATTTGACCCCACACTAAGACACTAAAAGACCTAAAATGGCAAGATAAATaacagtctcttttttttcacattttctaaaTCCTCAGATGAACAACAACGGGAATAAGAGAGCTCCAACCACAGCCACTCAGCGACTTAAGCAGGATTACCTCAGGATAAAGAAAGACCCTGTGCCTTACATCTGTGCAGAACCTCTACCCTCTAACATCTTAGAATGGTAAGGTCTTCAAAAAAAGgatagaaatataaatcaaattttattattattttttattttattttatttgtattgcgccaaatcacaacatacattattcaTGGCACTTTACATAGGCTGTGTTCAGATTACCATTTACCATATTTTATTagctttgttttaaaataaatctttccTGTCTTCTGCAGGCACTATGTAGTGAGAGGTCCTGAGAAAACACCATATGAAGGTAAAAACTCCTGACAGTATATTAATGGAACAAGACTAAACATGCTGATCTTTGTGGTTTGTTGACGCATATTGTTTTATCACATTTCACATCTCAAATGACCTCATCTCTCTTTCATAGGAGGATATTATCATGGAAAACTCATATTTCCACGAGAGTTTCCCTTTAAACCACCAAGTATCTATATGATCACACCCAATGGGAGATTCAAGTGTAATACAAGGTAATAATATTGATGAATTGAGATTTCAGGATTTAAAGAAGGTTGTTTTGGAAAGACCCTGGTTCttattttttgtctgtttttgcatGTTATTTTCCCACAGATTATGTTTGTCCATCACAGACTTCCATCCAGACACATGGAACCCTGCGTGGTCCGTCTCTACCATCCTCACAGGTCTGCTCAGCTTCATGGTTGAAAAAGGCCCCACCCTCGGGAGCATTGAGACCTCGGACTACACAGTGGGTTTAAATTACCGAGGTTTTTCTCTGGGCAAATTATacagatttgaaatgaaataaaattaatatcaattgtataaacatatatatatttataaatcatTGCAGCAAGTACAATTACGTACGTATATGGACAAAGACTTTGTCAAGATTGTGTGATTTTGCCTCTGTACACCACAACAATGAATATGAAAGGAAACAATCAAGATGTGAATAAAGTGTGGACTCTTAACTTTAATTTGAGggattgaacaaaaaaaatctcattaacTGTTGAGAAATTACAAGCATTTTCATACATTATTGTCCATTATCAGGGGCCTTGGAAATAATATTGCCAAACTAAAAATACTTGGTTAAAAATCCTTTGCAGCTGCAAAGGTTGTTACCCATGGACATTACCAAATACTGAGTTTGGACATGCTTTGCCAGGCCTTAAAGCCATTGTCTCCCTTTTGCAGTATGTTTTGGGTCATTATccatttttaatgtgaaatgccGTCCTATCAGTTCTGCAGCGTTTAGCTGAATCTCAGCAACGACGATTATAATCCTGTACACTTCAGAACTACTCCTGCTACTTCTATCAGCAGTCACATCatcaacaaatacaagtacactgtgtaaaacaacatcatgaacactgagcagtgacacaaacgtacAGTCGGATATTTAATATACGttgcaatatttttttccacagaaaagACAGCTGTCGGCCCAAAGCCTGGCCTTCAACCTGAAGGATAAAGTGTTCTGTGAGCTGTTTCCTGATGTAGTTGATGTAAGTATGTGCTGATCCCTGAAGCTGAGTTCACATTAGATTACGACTGTggccacatttttctttctaaacCAGAGAGAATATACTAGACACAGTTGGATTAAGCTGCAGTGTGCTACTGACTGTCATGCGGGTGGTTATTAGACATTATTTATggtaacaacaaacaacagatgTTATCAATGCAGTTCTTCTTTATTAACTCTTGTTGAACTGTAACTAAAGTAATTCCACCATCATAGTCTGTTTGTAGTTGCTGTGGTTGAAAGGGTTAGCATCCAACTGTGATGAAGTCAGGGTTTTTGAACCTTTTTTAAGGGAAGGCACATTTTAAGAAGCACAAGCACAagtacatgtaacatgtaaccaCAGTTTGGTTTTTAAGTGTATTCATACACGCCCAGTGTGAAACCTGTTTGGACGATCTCTAGTTCGATAAAACACTCAGAAATTTGTTGCAAGTCACAGCTCATCGCCACAGTCATCTCATGATCCGTGTTCATCAATTgctcagaaaacacaaaagagaggGTGCAGGGGTAATAACATCAAATATGTATTTGCATCAAAACTAGAAGTGATTATGAGAAGTAGGAAAATATCATGGGCTTTCACAGCAACTTAGAATTTCAGAATTTAAACCACTTTTTGACCGTTTTTGATTTTTGTATGATGATAACCTTGTTGAAATTGAACATATGAGACCATGGTTCCCTGACTTTTCctaaatatgtgtatttattgttttaacaatgttagattattaaaacaacaattcgCAAAAACGTTCTGTTCATGTCTACCTTTTAATTACCATAGCGTTCAATTTGACTGTATGTGTTATAAATAATGCCCCTTGAAGACGTCACCGCGACTATTTATGCTAATCTTCACTGTCAATTATATGAATGATTATATGAATCAATCAAAGGCTATATGAGTcagtcaatcaaaaaaaaaaagcatgcaatATTTTCTGGTGAAAGTTCAAAAGACTGAGTTTCCTGTTGTGCCAGCTGTGCCAGGGACCTCACCAAAGACACGAACAAGCAAAAGATGGCATTGGtcctgaaaagtccttgaatttgaagtCAACcaagtctctgtctgtcttaacataaaacaaatcacttcctgtgtgcagtgcgagAATGCAAACGCTATACTGAGAGAGTCGTGTGAACTCGCTAACAATGGTGTGAAATAAC from Solea senegalensis isolate Sse05_10M linkage group LG4, IFAPA_SoseM_1, whole genome shotgun sequence includes these protein-coding regions:
- the ube2j2 gene encoding ubiquitin-conjugating enzyme E2 J2, encoding MNNNGNKRAPTTATQRLKQDYLRIKKDPVPYICAEPLPSNILEWHYVVRGPEKTPYEGGYYHGKLIFPREFPFKPPSIYMITPNGRFKCNTRLCLSITDFHPDTWNPAWSVSTILTGLLSFMVEKGPTLGSIETSDYTKRQLSAQSLAFNLKDKVFCELFPDVVDEMKQKQKAQEELSARTQPLPLPDVVPDGDPQHAHYGLPALNGGPVPLGAANPAPGLQQANRNHGLLGGALANLFVIVGFAAFAYTVKYVLRSIAQE